ATTTCCAGCACGATCTGCTCCGGTTGCCAGTTCAAGGTCTGCAGCACGCGCTCAAACACCACGCCGTGGCGCTCGACACCGGTCAGCAATTGCGGATGCACGTTCAGATACAAGCCCGTCAGGCCGGTCTGGAAAGTGGCGTAGTTGTACAAATGCAGCGTGCGCGCCAGCCGGTCAAACGAGATCAAGCGGCCATGTGCCACCGCTGCCTGAAATGCGGCTTGTGGCGACATCGGCTTGCTGCGGGCCGATGCGCGCAATAGCGCCTCGTGCCCCTGCACGTTCCCTTTCGCATCAAAAATCGGCTGGAATACGCTGTTCAAGGCCAAGCCCAGCGCCCGCACGCCAATGCCGCGAGCACCGTCGACATTGAACTCGGCCTCAGGCCAGTCCTGGCGAACGAAATCGGGCAAAGGCATGGCTAATGCGCCAGGCAAGGAGGTAAAGCCGGTCATGGATATCTCATTGGTTCTACAACAACTGCAAACAGCGGCCACAAATCGGCGGCGAAAAAAAGCCAGGCCCACAGGACCTGGCTGGCAGACCGTTGGCGTGCAGTGCGGGCGGTCTTACTTGTTGGGTTGCGGGGTCAGGCGCAGATAAGGACGTACGGCACGGTACCCTTTGGGAAAGCGCTGTTTGATTTCGGCTTCGTCTTGCAGCGAAGGCACGATCACGACTTCATCACCGTCTTGCCAATTGGCTGGCGTGGCTACTTTGTAGTTGTCGGTGAGTTGCAGTGAATCGATCACCCGCAAAATTTCATTGAAGTTACGACCGGTCGAGGCCGGGTAGGTCAGCGTCAGCCGGATCTTTTTGCTCGGATCAATGATGAACACCGTGCGCACCGTGGCATTGGCCAGCGAGTTCGGGTGGATCATGTCGTACAGCGAGGCCACTTTTTTGTCGGCATCGGCAATGATCGGAAAGTTGACCCGGGTGTTTTGAGTTTCGTTGATGTCATCGATCCACTTGTGATGCGATTCGAGCGGATCAACGCTCACGGCCAACGGTTTGACGTTACGCTTTTTGAATTCGTCCGCCAGCTTGGCGGTGTAACCCAGTTCGGTGGTGCACACGGGCGTGAAGTCTGCCGGGTGCGAAAACAGCACAATCCACTTGTCGCCAGCCCACTCATGAAAATGAATCGGGCCTTCGGACGAGTCTTGCGAGAAATCGGGGGCGACATCGCCCAGACGCAGAGTCATTGCGGTACTCCTTCAATTTCATTGATTTTCAGTGCTGGCATGCACTATCAGCACCGCCCTCGCGGATGCCCCGATCTTGCGATCACGGCATCCGCTACCTGCTTATAGTCTGTTTTGCGGCTTAGTGTGCGTTGTAGATCTGGTCGAAAACGCCACCATCAGAGAAGTGGGTTTGCTGGGCTTTGGTCCAGCCGCCGAACACGTCGTCGATATCAAACAGCGCCACTTTCGGGAACTGGTTGGCGTACTTGGCGTACACATCCTTGTCGATCGGGCGATAG
This genomic interval from Silvimonas soli contains the following:
- a CDS encoding EAL domain-containing protein; the protein is MTGFTSLPGALAMPLPDFVRQDWPEAEFNVDGARGIGVRALGLALNSVFQPIFDAKGNVQGHEALLRASARSKPMSPQAAFQAAVAHGRLISFDRLARTLHLYNYATFQTGLTGLYLNVHPQLLTGVERHGVVFERVLQTLNWQPEQIVLEIVEDEIAPGELSRVREAVNNYRSVGYRIAIDDFGSRHANLDRLWQLEPDVVKLDKALIAQAATSPRLQRALPKLVELLHELEATVVVEGIETKAQHAIAIDAGADLLQGFYLGEPRPLGRG
- a CDS encoding peroxiredoxin produces the protein MTLRLGDVAPDFSQDSSEGPIHFHEWAGDKWIVLFSHPADFTPVCTTELGYTAKLADEFKKRNVKPLAVSVDPLESHHKWIDDINETQNTRVNFPIIADADKKVASLYDMIHPNSLANATVRTVFIIDPSKKIRLTLTYPASTGRNFNEILRVIDSLQLTDNYKVATPANWQDGDEVVIVPSLQDEAEIKQRFPKGYRAVRPYLRLTPQPNK